The following are encoded in a window of Bos indicus isolate NIAB-ARS_2022 breed Sahiwal x Tharparkar chromosome 7, NIAB-ARS_B.indTharparkar_mat_pri_1.0, whole genome shotgun sequence genomic DNA:
- the LOC109561231 gene encoding olfactory receptor 2G3: MEKANESSLIGFVLLGFSDHPRLEAVLFVFVLLFYLLTLVGNITIIIISYLDPRLHTPMYFFLGNLSFLDICFTTSLAPQTLVNLRGPEKTITYGGCVVQLYISLALGSTECILLVVMALDRYVAVCKPLHYVVIMNPRLCQQLAFISWLSGLANSLIHATFTLQLPFCGNHRLDHFICEVPALLKLACVDTTINELVLFVVSILFLLIPPALILISYGFITQAVLRLKSVEARRKAFSTCSSHFTVVIIFYGTIIYMYLQPSNSYAQDQGKFISLFYTMVTPTLNPIIYTLRNKDVKDALKKLLTGKLCFLQT, encoded by the coding sequence ATGGAAAAAGCCAACGAGAGTTCTCTGATTGGTTTTGTCCTTCTAGGATTTTCAGACCACCCTCGCCTAGAGGCCGTGCTCtttgtatttgtccttttgttctACCTCCTGACCCTTGTGGGAAatatcaccattatcatcatctCATACCTGGATCCTCGTCTTCATACCCCTATGTACTTCTTCCTCGGCAACCTCTCCTTTCTGGACATCTGCTTCACTACTAGCCTTGCACCTCAGACCCTAGTTAACCTGCGAGGACCAGAGAAAACCATCACTTATGGTGGTTGTGTGGTACAGCTCTATATTTCTCTAGCACTGGGCTCAACCGAGTGTATCCTCCTGGTTGTGATGGCCTTGGATCGCTATGTTGCTGTTTGCAAACCTCTTCACTATGTGGTCATCATGAACCCACGGCTATGCCAGCAGCTGGCATTTATCTCCTGGCTCAGTGGTTTGGCCAATTCCTTGATTCATGCAACCTTTACTTTGCAGTTGCCCTTTTGTGGCAACCACAGGCTGGATCATTTTATTTGTGAAGTACCAGCTCTCCTTAAGTTGGCTTGTGTGGATACCACCATCAATGAGTTGGTCCTTTTTGTTGTTAGTATCCTGTTTCTCCTAATCCCCCCAGCACTCATCCTTATCTCCTATGGCTTCATAACTCAAGCAGTGCTGAGGCTCAAGTCAGTGGAGGCAAGGCGCAAAGCCTTCAGCACCTGCTCCTCCCACTTTACGGTGGTGATCATTTTCTATGGCACCATAATTTACATGTACCTGCAACCAAGCAACAGTTATGCTCAGGACCAAGGCAAGTTCATCTCACTTTTCTATACCATGGTGACCCCCACCTTAAATCCTATTATTTACACATTAAGAAACAAGGATGTGAAAGATGCACTGAAGAAGCTTCTCACAGGAAAACTGTGCTTTCTACAGACATGA
- the LOC109561015 gene encoding olfactory receptor 2G2-like — protein sequence MGMVKSTNEGNITGFILLGFSDYPQLQMALFVVILILYLLTILGNITIILISHLEPKLNTPMYFFLSHLSFLDLCFTSSVIPQLLVNLQDPMKTITYGGCVVQLYVSHALGSTECVLLAVMSYDRYVAICRPLHYALLMHPHLCMALTSLAWLSGVATTLVQSTLTLQLPLCGHHQVDHFICEVPVLIKLACVDTTFNEAELFVASILFLVVPISFILVSYGYITKAVLKIKSATGRKKVFGTCSSHVTVVIMFYGTIMFMYLQSAKSTYKDQGKFVSLFYTVVTPMLNPLIYTLRNKEVKEALRKVLGKILVIKFT from the coding sequence ATGGGGATGGTGAAGAGCACCAATGAGGGAAACATAACAGGTTTTATCCTGTTAGGGTTTTCTGATTACCCTCAGTTACAGATGGCTCTCTTTGTGGTCATCTTGATCTTATATTTACTAACCATTTTAGGGAACATCACCATCATTCTGATATCTCATCTGGAACCCAAACTTAATACAccaatgtattttttcctttctcatctctctttccTGGACCTCTGCTTTACTAGCAGTGTTATTCCTCAGCTCCTGGTAAACTTGCAGGATCCCATGAAAACCATTACCTATGGTGGCTGCGTGGTTCAGCTCTACGTCTCTCATGCTCTTGGATCTACTGAGTGTGTCCTTCTGGCTGTAATGTCCTATgatcgctatgtggccatctgccgTCCCCTCCACTATGCTCTCCTAATGCATCCTCATCTCTGCATGGCCCTGACATCTTTAGCATGGCTTAGTGGGGTGGCCACCACCCTGGTACAGTCCACTCTCACCCTGCAGCTACCTTTATGTGGGCATCACCAAGTGGATCATTTTATCTGCGAAGTCCCTGTACTTATCAAGTTGGCTTGTGTGGATACCACTTTCAATGAGGCTGAGCTCTTTGTGGCTAGTATCCTCTTCCTTGTTGTGCCTATCTCCTTCATACTAGTCTCCTATGGTTACATTACCAAGGCAGTTTTGAAGATCAAATCAGCTACTGGAAGAAAGAAAGTTTTTGGTACCTGTTCCTCCCATGTGACAGTTGTCATCATGTTCTATGGAACCATCATGTTCATGTATCTGCAGTCAGCCAAAAGTACATACAAAGATCAGGGAAAGTTTGTCTCTCTCTTCTACACGGTGGTGACCCCCATGCTTAATCCTCTTATTTATACTCTGAGGAACAAAGAGGTCAAGGAAGCACTAAGAAAAGTTCTAGGGAAGATTTTGGTAATAAAGTTTACATGA
- the LOC109561950 gene encoding cytochrome c oxidase subunit 7B, mitochondrial, with the protein MFNLRMFPLAKNALSHLRVQSIQQAVARQIHQKRATDFHDKYGNAVLASGATFCVAVWVYMATQIGIEWNPSPVGRVTPKEWREQ; encoded by the coding sequence ATGTTCAACCTCAGGATGTTTCCCTTGGCCAAAAACGCACTAAGTCATCTGAGAGTTCAAAGCATTCAGCAAGCAGTGGCAAGGCAGATCCATCAAAAGCGGGCAACTGATTTCCATGACAAATATGGTAATGCTGTATTAGCTAGTGGAGCCACTTTCTGTGTTGCTGTATGGGTATATATGGCAACACAAATTGGAATAGAGTGGAACCCATCACCTGTTGGCAGAGTCACCCCAAAGGAATGGAGAGAACAGTAA